One segment of Erigeron canadensis isolate Cc75 chromosome 2, C_canadensis_v1, whole genome shotgun sequence DNA contains the following:
- the LOC122588830 gene encoding probable purine permease 10, with product MQEAQELATNTIGLADEDRPVESQNEATSSSMVVKKYKYWWIKIAVFTIFVLSGQSVAVMLGSLYFNEGGNSKWMATLVQTAGFPLQLPLLFMYLPSKTSPKQHQITTIQPPSRTTLFMLYMFLGIFLAADCMLYTLGLKFLPVSTYTLICATQLAFNALFSYFLNGQKLTPFITNSLVVLSFSSSLLVFQSDSEQSRKASRSKYIIGFVCTVAASAGYGLMLSVTQLAFKRILKSESYRVVFDVVLYQNMVASVVILMGLFASGEWNDIQGEMEGYKLGQVSYIMNLVWTAITWQVFSIGCVGLIFEVSSLFSNVISTLGIPIVPVLAVVFFHDKMNGVKVISMLLAIWGFISYVYQHYLDDLKEKGEAKIVNHEVDLVETRID from the exons ATGCAAGAAGCTCAAGAGTTGGCAACAAATACCATCG GATTAGCAGATGAAGATAGGCCAGTTGAAAGCCAAAATGAGGCTACAAGCTCCTCAATGGTTGTAAAGAAGTACAAATATTGGTGGATAAAGATAGCAGTGTTCACAATTTTTGTACTCTCGGGCCAATCCGTTGCAGTTATGTTAGGAAGTCTTTACTTTAATGAAGGAGGAAATAGTAAATGGATGGCAACACTTGTTCAAACTGCTGGCTTTCCACTTCAGCTTCCTTTACTCTTCATGTATTTACCATCAAAAACATCCCCTAAACAACACCAAATTACTACTATACAACCACCTTCTAGGACTACCCTTTTCATGCTTTATATGTTTCTTGGTATATTCTTGGCTGCAGACTGCATGTTATATACCCTTGGATTGAAATTTTTGCCCGTTTCAACGTACACTTTAATCTGTGCAACCCAGCTAGCATTTAACGCCCTGTTTTCCTACTTTTTAAACGGGCAGAAGCTCACTCCTTTCATTACCAATTCACTTGTTGTTCTTAGCTTTTCGTCTTCACTACTTGTGTTCCAAAGTGATTCTGAGCAGAGCAGGAAAGCTTCGAGAAGCAAGTATATTATTGGATTTGTGTGCACAGTCGCTGCTTCTGCAG GCTATGGGTTGATGCTTTCTGTAACACAGCTTGCATTTAAAAGGATCTTGAAATCAGAAAGTTACAGAGTGGTATTCGATGTCGTCCTATACCAAAACATGGTAGCCAGTGTTGTAATTCTCATGGGACTATTTGCTAGCGGCGAATGGAATGACATACAGGGAGAGATGGAAGGTTACAAGTTGGGCCAAGTTTCATACATAATGAATTTAGTATGGACAGCCATTACATGGCAGGTTTTTTCAATTGGGTGTGTAGGTTTGATATTCGAGGTTTCATCCTTGTTCTCGAATGTGATTAGTACTTTAGGCATTCCTATTGTACCCGTTCTGGCAGTAGTATTTTTCCATGACAAGATGAATGGTGTGAAGGTGATTTCAATGTTGTTGGCTATTTGGGGGTTTATCTCGTATGTCTATCAGCATTATCTTGAtgacttgaaagaaaaaggtgaggCTAAAATTGTAAATCATGAAGTAGATCTCGTAGAAACAAGAATTGATTAA